From a single Tistrella bauzanensis genomic region:
- the cydB gene encoding cytochrome d ubiquinol oxidase subunit II encodes MTGFFDLPTIWAFVIAFAVFAYVVMDGFDLGLGILFPGFKPGPERSRVMNTVAPVWDGNETWLVLGGGGLMAAFPLAYAIVLPALYAPIIAMLLGLIFRGVAFEFRWRDPRHRRTWDIAFTAGSIVATFAQGVTLGALLQGIAVEGRAYAGGWWDWLTPFSLLVGASLVIGYALLGATWLIMKTDGVLQLKCYTLARNLGIVTLICMATVSAATPFLSGAYYEAWFAWPRVLFTAQVPLLVLICTVVFFIGLRRGWEFMPFLMALAFFTLGLIGLGVSIFPHVVPQAVTIWQAAAPDDSLIFMLVGAVVLIPIILAYTGYAYWVFRGKTGHEGYH; translated from the coding sequence ATGACCGGTTTCTTCGACCTGCCGACCATCTGGGCCTTCGTCATCGCCTTCGCGGTGTTCGCCTATGTGGTGATGGATGGCTTCGATCTGGGCCTTGGCATCCTGTTCCCCGGCTTCAAGCCGGGGCCGGAGCGCAGCCGGGTGATGAACACGGTGGCCCCCGTCTGGGACGGCAACGAAACCTGGCTGGTCCTGGGCGGCGGCGGGCTGATGGCCGCCTTCCCGCTGGCCTATGCCATCGTGCTGCCGGCCCTGTATGCGCCGATCATCGCCATGCTGCTGGGGCTGATCTTCCGGGGCGTCGCCTTTGAGTTCCGCTGGCGCGACCCCCGCCATCGCCGCACCTGGGACATCGCCTTCACCGCCGGATCGATCGTGGCGACCTTCGCGCAGGGCGTGACACTGGGCGCGCTGTTGCAGGGCATCGCCGTGGAAGGCCGCGCCTATGCCGGCGGCTGGTGGGACTGGCTGACCCCGTTCAGCCTGCTGGTGGGGGCAAGCCTGGTTATCGGCTATGCCCTGCTGGGCGCCACATGGCTGATCATGAAGACCGACGGCGTGCTGCAGTTGAAATGCTATACGCTCGCCCGCAATCTGGGCATCGTGACCCTGATCTGCATGGCCACGGTCAGCGCCGCGACCCCCTTCCTGTCGGGCGCCTATTACGAGGCGTGGTTCGCGTGGCCGCGGGTGCTGTTCACGGCGCAGGTGCCGCTGCTGGTGCTGATCTGCACGGTGGTGTTCTTCATCGGTCTGCGGCGCGGCTGGGAATTCATGCCGTTCCTGATGGCGCTGGCCTTCTTCACCCTGGGGCTGATCGGGCTGGGGGTGAGCATCTTCCCGCATGTGGTACCGCAGGCGGTGACCATCTGGCAGGCCGCCGCCCCCGATGACAGCCTGATCTTCATGCTGGTCGGCGCGGTGGTGCTGATCCCGATCATCCTGGCCTATACCGGCTATGCCTATTGGGTATTCCGCGGCAAGACCGGCCATGAGGGGTATCATTGA
- a CDS encoding M20 family metallo-hydrolase: MMAGDGGLIGGGAAPGSDDDDNAWRRRTDWRREQGDEQMPVGQQITEAAERVVGHVSADRLWQRHMDLARFGAREDGGVDRQALSAEEIAARQHLIAIVRARGLGVATDPAGNLFIRLAGREPHLPPVLSGSHIDSQPTGGRFDGIFGVLAALEVLEALRDSGHQPRRSIEAVAWMNEEGSRFAPGMMGSEAFAGVRPLDEILAVADADGCSVAEALAQVNAAFPDVPVRELGMPVEAYVEAHIEQGPVLEAQGRAIGAVTGIQGKQTFRVTVTGEEAHAGTKPMAERRDALIAASAMVQRLHGIARAADDALMFTVGRFIVSPNAPSVVPARVVFSIDLRHFDSAVVRRFGDAVAGLCAELAQGCTVQVERLVDAPSLIFPDSLRRRTRDIAAVLGHAAMDLPSAAGHDARHLNAVAPSAMIFIPCHQGISHHPTERAAPADIHAGARVLAALLVELAG, encoded by the coding sequence ATGATGGCGGGCGATGGCGGGCTGATCGGCGGCGGTGCGGCGCCCGGATCCGATGACGACGACAACGCCTGGCGTCGCCGTACCGACTGGCGCCGCGAGCAGGGAGATGAGCAGATGCCGGTGGGGCAGCAGATCACCGAGGCGGCGGAGCGCGTGGTCGGCCATGTCTCGGCCGACAGGTTGTGGCAGCGTCATATGGACCTGGCCCGGTTCGGCGCCCGCGAGGATGGCGGGGTCGACCGTCAGGCGCTGTCGGCGGAAGAGATCGCCGCCCGCCAACACCTGATCGCGATCGTTCGTGCCCGCGGCCTGGGCGTCGCGACCGATCCGGCCGGCAATCTGTTTATTCGGCTGGCGGGCCGCGAACCGCATCTGCCGCCGGTTCTGTCGGGCTCGCATATCGACAGCCAGCCCACCGGCGGCCGGTTCGACGGCATCTTCGGCGTGCTGGCGGCCCTGGAGGTTCTGGAAGCGCTCCGCGACAGCGGCCATCAGCCCCGGCGCAGCATCGAGGCGGTGGCCTGGATGAACGAGGAAGGCTCGCGCTTCGCCCCGGGCATGATGGGCTCGGAAGCCTTTGCCGGCGTGCGACCGCTGGACGAAATTCTGGCAGTGGCTGATGCCGATGGTTGCAGCGTCGCCGAGGCGCTGGCACAGGTGAACGCGGCCTTCCCCGATGTGCCGGTGCGCGAGCTGGGCATGCCGGTCGAAGCTTATGTCGAAGCCCATATCGAACAGGGGCCGGTGCTGGAGGCGCAAGGCCGCGCCATCGGCGCCGTCACCGGCATTCAGGGCAAGCAGACCTTCCGCGTCACCGTGACCGGAGAGGAGGCCCATGCCGGCACGAAACCCATGGCCGAACGCCGCGATGCGCTGATCGCCGCCAGCGCCATGGTCCAGCGGCTGCACGGCATCGCGCGCGCGGCCGATGATGCGCTGATGTTCACGGTCGGCCGGTTCATCGTCTCACCCAACGCGCCCTCTGTGGTGCCGGCACGGGTGGTGTTCTCGATCGATCTGCGTCATTTCGACAGCGCCGTGGTGCGGCGCTTCGGCGATGCCGTCGCCGGCCTTTGTGCCGAACTGGCCCAGGGCTGTACGGTGCAGGTGGAACGGCTGGTCGATGCGCCGTCGCTGATCTTTCCCGACAGCCTCCGCCGCCGCACCCGCGACATCGCCGCCGTGCTCGGCCATGCCGCCATGGATCTGCCATCGGCGGCGGGGCACGATGCCCGCCATCTGAATGCGGTCGCCCCCTCGGCGATGATCTTCATCCCCTGTCACCAGGGGATCAGCCATCACCCCACCGAGCGGGCGGCGCCGGCGGATATCCACGCCGGCGCCCGGGTGCTGGCGGCCCTGCTGGTGGAGCTTGCAGGGTAG
- a CDS encoding alpha/beta fold hydrolase, which produces MPYATAADGIRLHYEEAGSGTPILFIHEFGGDCRAWEPQLNYFSRRHRCITYSARGYAPSDIPADVDAYSQAIAVSDALAVLDHLGIARAHIVGLSMGGFATLHFGLMAPDRSLSLTIAGAGYGAEKQYEDYFRGVSLEVADRFATLGAAEFSKTYALGASRVQFQNKDPRGWQAFADRLAQHSDIGAANTMRGVQAQRPSIYDLEDQIRACVVPALIMVGDEDDHCLQPGIFMKRCLQASGLAVLPKTGHTLNLEEPALFNQLLAEFIAMVEAGRWTPRDPRAEAGQIMKTT; this is translated from the coding sequence ATGCCTTATGCAACCGCCGCCGATGGCATCCGGCTTCACTATGAAGAGGCGGGATCGGGCACGCCGATCCTGTTCATCCACGAATTCGGCGGCGATTGCCGCGCCTGGGAACCGCAACTCAACTATTTCAGCCGCCGGCATCGCTGCATCACCTATTCGGCGCGTGGCTATGCGCCATCCGACATCCCCGCCGATGTCGATGCCTATTCGCAGGCGATCGCGGTCAGCGATGCGCTGGCGGTGCTCGATCATCTGGGCATTGCGCGTGCCCATATCGTCGGCCTGTCGATGGGCGGTTTCGCCACCCTGCATTTCGGCCTGATGGCGCCAGACCGGTCCTTGTCGCTCACCATAGCCGGGGCCGGCTATGGTGCCGAAAAGCAGTATGAGGATTATTTCCGGGGCGTCTCGCTGGAGGTGGCGGACCGCTTCGCCACGCTTGGCGCGGCCGAATTCTCGAAGACCTATGCGCTTGGTGCCAGCCGGGTGCAGTTCCAGAACAAGGATCCGCGTGGCTGGCAGGCCTTCGCCGACCGGCTGGCCCAGCATTCCGACATTGGGGCCGCCAACACCATGCGCGGCGTTCAGGCGCAGAGGCCCTCGATCTATGATCTGGAAGACCAGATCCGCGCCTGTGTGGTGCCGGCGCTGATCATGGTCGGCGATGAAGACGATCACTGCCTTCAGCCGGGCATCTTCATGAAGCGCTGCCTTCAGGCATCGGGTCTGGCGGTGCTGCCCAAGACCGGCCACACGCTCAATCTTGAGGAACCGGCGCTATTCAACCAGCTTCTCGCCGAGTTCATCGCCATGGTCGAGGCCGGGCGCTGGACGCCGCGCGATCCACGCGCCGAGGCTGGCCAGATCATGAAAACCACGTGA